In a genomic window of Streptomyces roseoviridis:
- a CDS encoding DJ-1/PfpI family protein, with translation MTSTARTTDASTTNATTDARTTVHLAVYDTLADWETGHATAWLARAGYTVRTVGTTAGEPVTTIAGIRIVPDLSLADLTPEDSALLILPGAEQYDEGDELAPFTAKARAFLDAGVPVAAICGATAGLAKEGLLDDRPHTSAASFYLAATGYKGGERYVEADAVRDGDLITAGPTEPVAFAREIFARLGAYEGKRDAWYRLFHHSDPAAFAELNADED, from the coding sequence ATGACCAGCACCGCCCGCACCACCGACGCCAGCACCACCAACGCCACCACCGACGCCCGCACCACCGTCCATCTCGCCGTCTACGACACGCTCGCCGACTGGGAGACGGGCCACGCCACCGCCTGGCTCGCGCGCGCCGGCTACACGGTCCGGACCGTCGGCACGACCGCCGGGGAGCCCGTGACGACGATCGCCGGCATCCGGATCGTCCCGGACCTCTCCCTCGCCGACCTCACGCCCGAGGACAGCGCCCTGCTGATCCTCCCGGGCGCCGAGCAGTACGACGAGGGCGACGAGCTCGCCCCCTTCACCGCCAAGGCCCGCGCCTTCCTCGACGCCGGTGTCCCCGTCGCGGCGATCTGCGGCGCCACCGCCGGGCTCGCCAAGGAGGGCCTGCTCGACGACCGCCCGCACACCAGCGCCGCCTCCTTCTACCTGGCGGCCACCGGCTACAAGGGCGGCGAGCGGTACGTGGAGGCCGACGCCGTCAGGGACGGCGACCTGATCACCGCGGGCCCGACCGAACCGGTCGCCTTCGCCCGTGAGATCTTCGCCCGCCTCGGCGCGTACGAGGGCAAGCGGGACGCCTGGTACCGGCTCTTCCACCATTCCGACCCGGCGGCCTTCGCCGAGCTCAACGCGGACGAGGACTGA
- a CDS encoding MarR family winged helix-turn-helix transcriptional regulator → MTRAQQEALSRTALGVFRLNGQFLAVSERLAAPAGLTAARWQVLGAVLTEPLPVAGIARVMGITRQSVQRVADLLVRDGLAAYAPNPAHRRAKLLTPTETGRAAIRRIDPGHADLAARLTRELGGQEAFDETVRVLERLSKAMEALEAVEAGETAGGED, encoded by the coding sequence GTGACCCGCGCGCAGCAGGAGGCCCTGTCCCGCACGGCGCTGGGCGTCTTCCGTCTCAACGGCCAGTTCCTGGCCGTCTCCGAGAGACTGGCCGCCCCGGCCGGCCTGACCGCCGCCCGGTGGCAGGTCCTCGGCGCCGTACTGACCGAGCCGCTGCCGGTCGCCGGGATCGCCCGCGTCATGGGCATCACCCGCCAGAGCGTCCAGCGCGTCGCCGACCTGCTCGTACGGGACGGCCTGGCCGCCTACGCCCCGAACCCCGCCCACCGCCGGGCCAAGCTCCTCACCCCGACGGAAACCGGCCGCGCCGCGATCCGGCGGATCGACCCGGGCCACGCGGACCTGGCGGCCCGCCTCACGCGGGAGCTGGGCGGCCAGGAGGCGTTCGACGAGACCGTACGGGTCCTGGAACGGCTCTCGAAGGCGATGGAGGCACTGGAGGCCGTCGAGGCAGGCGAAACGGCGGGCGGCGAGGACTGA
- a CDS encoding glycosyltransferase family 8 protein: protein MAGDDGTAARHERTCVGFAVDEAYALPMAVAGRSLIDHHAGAEPLEIVVLDLGITAPTRARVLASWPPGTRVRFVPLPRENLDGLPLSDHEFVLHLNRNVYGRWFLPELLPAAYRRLIYLDADILVLRDLSPLWRIDLGGQPFAVAQDKGIPYVSSDLGVPDYRELGLPARTKYFNAGVMVIDLDRWRTARIRERALHYARSHPDMRFADQEALNAVSGGAWAELPPEWNCPVDEELLGPRHDAAPRIIHFLGPDKPWLTDVAWAPYCQAAYTTYLRRTAWAKELPALPVPRRRGGHQ from the coding sequence ATGGCAGGCGACGACGGGACCGCGGCACGGCACGAGCGGACCTGCGTGGGGTTCGCGGTGGACGAGGCGTACGCACTGCCGATGGCCGTCGCGGGACGCTCGCTCATCGACCACCACGCCGGGGCCGAGCCCCTGGAGATCGTGGTCCTCGACCTCGGCATCACCGCGCCCACCCGCGCCCGCGTCCTCGCCTCCTGGCCGCCGGGCACGCGGGTCCGCTTCGTCCCGCTCCCCCGCGAGAACCTCGACGGACTCCCGCTCTCGGACCACGAGTTCGTCCTCCACCTCAACCGCAACGTCTACGGCCGCTGGTTCCTGCCCGAGCTCCTCCCCGCCGCCTACCGGCGCCTGATCTACCTCGACGCCGACATCCTGGTGCTCCGCGACCTGTCCCCGCTGTGGCGCATCGACCTCGGAGGGCAGCCGTTCGCCGTCGCGCAGGACAAGGGCATCCCGTACGTCTCCTCCGACCTGGGCGTGCCGGACTACCGCGAGCTCGGACTCCCCGCGCGCACCAAGTACTTCAACGCGGGCGTCATGGTCATCGACCTCGACCGCTGGCGGACCGCCCGCATCCGCGAACGCGCCCTGCACTACGCGCGGAGCCACCCGGACATGCGCTTCGCCGACCAGGAAGCGCTCAACGCGGTGAGCGGCGGCGCGTGGGCCGAACTCCCGCCGGAATGGAACTGTCCGGTCGACGAGGAGCTCCTCGGCCCCCGCCACGACGCCGCCCCCCGGATCATCCACTTCCTCGGCCCCGACAAGCCCTGGCTCACCGACGTCGCGTGGGCCCCTTACTGCCAGGCCGCCTACACGACGTACCTGCGCCGGACGGCGTGGGCGAAGGAGCTCCCGGCCCTACCGGTGCCGCGCCGGCGCGGCGGTCACCAGTAA
- a CDS encoding helix-turn-helix transcriptional regulator: MARSENKETAGPAARMAAVLAKRMRQRAGLTQEQLGARMGYSGAAVSAMETLAQPVSDEMLVKLEEVLGDGTGVFEELRELVRMEKLPQKFRGYLPIEQKALSLYLYANQVIHGLFQTERYARALINGSYPETTPERVEELVQMRMGRKALFDRRPSCMIELVLDESTLRRPFGSWEIMSEQLEYLVECAGRRNVSLFVLPLDAGLKGEYAADRGELNLVETPEHDRLVYLDVQDESLLISDPAKVTTYSQRYAKIRSQALSADASVTLIKRLAGDGR; the protein is encoded by the coding sequence ATGGCACGATCGGAAAACAAGGAAACGGCGGGCCCGGCGGCACGCATGGCCGCGGTGCTGGCAAAGCGAATGCGCCAGCGCGCGGGACTGACGCAGGAGCAGTTGGGGGCGCGCATGGGGTACAGCGGCGCGGCGGTGAGCGCGATGGAGACGCTGGCGCAGCCGGTGAGCGACGAGATGCTGGTGAAGCTGGAGGAGGTGCTGGGGGACGGGACGGGGGTGTTCGAGGAGCTGCGGGAGCTCGTACGGATGGAGAAGCTGCCGCAGAAGTTCCGGGGATACCTTCCGATCGAGCAGAAGGCCCTGAGCCTCTATCTGTACGCGAACCAAGTCATTCACGGGCTGTTCCAGACGGAGCGGTACGCCCGGGCCCTGATCAACGGGAGCTACCCGGAGACGACCCCGGAGCGGGTCGAGGAGCTGGTCCAGATGCGCATGGGCCGCAAGGCCCTGTTCGACCGCAGGCCGTCCTGCATGATCGAGCTGGTGCTGGACGAGTCGACGCTGCGGCGACCGTTCGGCAGCTGGGAGATCATGAGCGAACAGCTTGAGTATCTGGTGGAGTGTGCTGGGCGGCGCAATGTCAGCCTCTTCGTCCTGCCTCTGGACGCCGGCCTGAAGGGGGAGTACGCAGCCGACCGGGGTGAGCTGAACCTCGTCGAGACACCAGAGCATGACCGGCTCGTCTACCTGGACGTACAGGACGAGAGCCTGCTGATCAGCGACCCGGCGAAGGTGACCACATACTCCCAGCGCTATGCGAAGATCCGGTCACAGGCCCTGAGCGCCGACGCGTCCGTGACGCTCATCAAGCGGTTGGCAGGAGACGGAAGATGA
- a CDS encoding NADP-dependent oxidoreductase: MRVVEVSEYGGPEVLRMARRPEPEAGDVPGRVRVRLKAAGVTVADLRIRAGLYVHETGDLRPPFVLGTDFAGRLLDPAPGPEGGLPAGTRVAGFRPWLQELSGEGTYAEVIQVDPAWLAPVPDDVDFTAAASVPLAAVTARQALDRLRLPAGSTLLVTGASGVVGRFAVQFAAAAGLEVVAVSYEGDESELKVLGAKHCVTRGEPAEVLTRVLDHAPERVHAVFDGALTGPPMLAAVKDGGVFLALAPDRAPAAEREIRVETALATPDARALKEILQQVADRQLITRVADVMPLEEAAEAHRRAESGHRPGRIILMI, translated from the coding sequence ATGCGTGTCGTCGAAGTGAGCGAGTACGGCGGACCCGAGGTGCTGAGGATGGCCCGCCGCCCCGAGCCCGAGGCCGGTGACGTGCCGGGCCGGGTGCGGGTGAGGCTGAAGGCGGCCGGTGTGACCGTCGCGGACCTGAGGATCCGCGCGGGCCTGTACGTCCACGAGACGGGCGACCTGCGGCCGCCGTTCGTCCTGGGCACGGACTTCGCCGGCCGGCTGCTCGACCCGGCCCCCGGCCCCGAGGGCGGCCTCCCGGCCGGCACCCGGGTGGCGGGCTTCCGGCCCTGGCTCCAGGAGCTGAGCGGCGAGGGCACCTACGCGGAGGTCATCCAGGTCGACCCCGCCTGGCTGGCGCCCGTCCCGGACGACGTGGACTTCACGGCGGCCGCCTCCGTCCCGCTCGCCGCCGTCACCGCCCGCCAGGCCCTGGACCGGCTCCGGCTCCCGGCCGGGTCGACGCTGCTGGTCACGGGCGCCAGCGGGGTGGTCGGACGCTTCGCCGTCCAGTTCGCGGCGGCGGCCGGCCTGGAGGTGGTGGCCGTCTCCTACGAGGGCGACGAGAGCGAGCTGAAGGTCCTCGGCGCCAAGCACTGCGTGACCCGCGGCGAACCGGCGGAGGTGCTCACCAGGGTCCTCGATCACGCCCCCGAACGCGTGCACGCCGTCTTCGACGGGGCCCTGACCGGCCCGCCGATGCTCGCCGCGGTGAAGGACGGCGGCGTCTTCCTCGCCCTCGCCCCGGACCGCGCGCCGGCCGCCGAGCGGGAGATCCGCGTGGAGACCGCCCTCGCGACCCCCGACGCCCGTGCCCTGAAGGAGATCCTCCAGCAGGTGGCGGACCGGCAGCTCATCACCCGAGTGGCCGACGTCATGCCCCTGGAAGAGGCCGCCGAGGCCCACCGCCGCGCGGAATCGGGCCACCGGCCCGGCCGGATCATCCTGATGATCTGA
- a CDS encoding DUF397 domain-containing protein: MNKPLSWFKSSYSDGSGGNCVEVAFDWHKSSYSDDSGGNCVEVATCPHAVHVRDSKTQDGPTFAVEPSAWSSFVAWQG; encoded by the coding sequence ATGAACAAGCCCCTGAGCTGGTTCAAGTCCAGCTACAGCGACGGCAGTGGCGGCAACTGCGTCGAGGTCGCCTTCGACTGGCACAAGTCCTCGTACAGCGACGACAGTGGCGGCAACTGCGTCGAGGTCGCCACCTGCCCCCACGCCGTCCACGTCCGTGACTCCAAGACGCAGGACGGCCCGACGTTCGCCGTCGAGCCGTCCGCGTGGTCCTCGTTCGTCGCCTGGCAGGGCTGA
- a CDS encoding glycoside hydrolase family 19 protein encodes MLRRLLTVLAAICTVVGLAVLLPTAQAGAAPACVAAWNSSSVYTGGMTASYNGRNWYAKWWTQNERPGSADVWRDEGACGGGGTTPPPTPSGFVVSEAQFNQMFPSRNPFYTYAGLTAALSAYPGFATTGSDTVKKQEAAAFLANVHHETGGLVHVVEQNTANYPHYCDATQPYGCPAGQAAYYGRGPIQLSWNFNYKAAGDALGINLLNDPYRVEREPAVAWKTGLWYWNTQNGPGTMTAHNAMVNGAGFGETIRSINGALECNGGNPAQVQSRVTKYQQFTQILGVPTGSNLYC; translated from the coding sequence ATGCTGCGACGTCTGCTCACTGTCCTCGCCGCGATCTGTACGGTCGTCGGCCTCGCCGTACTCCTCCCCACCGCGCAGGCCGGCGCCGCCCCCGCCTGCGTCGCCGCCTGGAACTCCTCCAGCGTCTACACCGGCGGCATGACCGCCTCGTACAACGGCCGCAACTGGTACGCCAAGTGGTGGACCCAGAACGAGCGTCCCGGCTCCGCCGACGTCTGGCGTGACGAGGGCGCCTGCGGAGGCGGGGGCACGACTCCGCCGCCCACGCCCTCCGGATTCGTCGTCTCCGAGGCCCAGTTCAACCAGATGTTCCCGAGCCGGAACCCCTTCTACACGTACGCCGGTCTCACCGCCGCGCTCAGCGCGTACCCGGGCTTCGCCACCACCGGCAGCGACACCGTGAAGAAGCAGGAGGCCGCCGCCTTCCTCGCCAACGTCCACCACGAGACCGGCGGCCTCGTCCACGTCGTCGAGCAGAACACCGCCAACTACCCGCACTACTGCGACGCCACCCAGCCTTACGGCTGCCCCGCCGGCCAGGCCGCCTACTACGGCCGCGGCCCGATCCAGCTCTCCTGGAACTTCAACTACAAGGCGGCCGGCGACGCCCTCGGCATCAACCTGCTGAACGACCCCTACCGCGTCGAGCGCGAACCGGCCGTCGCCTGGAAGACCGGCCTCTGGTACTGGAACACCCAGAACGGCCCCGGCACCATGACCGCCCACAACGCCATGGTCAACGGCGCCGGCTTCGGCGAGACCATCCGCTCCATCAACGGCGCCCTGGAATGCAACGGCGGCAACCCGGCCCAGGTGCAGAGCCGGGTCACCAAGTACCAGCAGTTCACCCAGATCCTGGGCGTCCCGACCGGTTCCAACCTCTACTGCTAG